The following are encoded in a window of Peromyscus leucopus breed LL Stock chromosome X, UCI_PerLeu_2.1, whole genome shotgun sequence genomic DNA:
- the LOC114687492 gene encoding uncharacterized protein LOC114687492: MDLLTHDTQRFASAMECIFKLSGLLCGLSALVFEIVIASSQCWRLWEFNNTVVQFVSFGLWEVYYPQEFNVSGTVIKMLVHTPINSTWTISPEFQYAQTMIVWAILMKLIVLIFGAVAIKISCMEDPFVEMEIYCYKVSALVLCISSLFTLVSVSWNHFADHYGQTTLDFPPNFPVRKEALINKQFIAVFPTAVLTTTMSLFGVIFLFSEISSLKLQSQVKFQHAYIVGEQEV, encoded by the exons ATGGATCTCCTGACCCATGATACACAAAG ATTTGCCAGTGCAATGGAATGCATCTTCAAGCTGAGTGGCCTCCTTTGCGGCCTATCAGCTTTGGTATTTGAGATAGTCATTGCAAGCAGCCAATGCTGGCGCCTGTGGGAATTCAACAACACGGTTGTGCAATTTGTGTCCTTTGGACTGTGGGAAGTTTACTACCCTCAAGAGTTTAATGTCTCAGGGACTGTAATCAAGATGCTGGTGCATACTCCTATCAATTCCACCTGGACAATTTCACCTGAATTCCAGTATGCACAGACCATGATAGTGTGGGCCATTCTGATGAAGCTTATAGTTCTGATTTTTGGTGCAGTCGCCATTAAGATCAGCTGCATGGAAGACCCATTCGTGGAGATGGAGATATATTGCTACAAGGTCTCTGCCTTAGTTTTGTGCATTAGCAGCCTCTTCACATTGGTTTCTGTGAGCTGGAACCACTTCGCAGATCATTATGGACAAACCACTCTTGACTTTCCGCCTAACTTTCCTGTTAGAAAAGAAGCATTGATAAACAAACAGTTTATTGCTGTCTTTCCAACAGCAGTACTGACAACCACCATGTCACTCTTTGGTGTGATCTTCCTTTTCTCTGAGATAAGCTCTTTGAAACTACAGAGTCAGGTGAAGTTCCAGCATGCATACATAGTGGGCGAACAAGAGGTCTAA